The proteins below come from a single Crossiella sp. CA-258035 genomic window:
- a CDS encoding DUF3159 domain-containing protein, which yields MEPSADSRQAAGPESLGALLGGRGGAVDATLPPLAFVVGWLLADESIWIGSAVALGVGLVIATYRLVKGDRPRAVLLGMLGVCAAALVALYTGRAADFFLVQLLSNVASALAWSVSIVIGWPLLGVVVGTALGQRTRWRRDPDLLRAYRLASWVWVGQYLVRIVVFSSLWWIDAVVALGVSRVALSWPLVALCVAVSGWVLFRVLPGDHPGIRHPRTPEHQVTPG from the coding sequence GTGGAACCCTCCGCCGACTCCCGCCAGGCCGCCGGTCCGGAATCCCTCGGCGCCCTGCTCGGGGGCCGTGGTGGCGCGGTCGACGCCACCCTGCCCCCGCTGGCCTTCGTGGTCGGCTGGCTGCTCGCCGACGAGTCGATCTGGATCGGTTCGGCGGTCGCGCTGGGCGTCGGCCTGGTGATCGCGACCTACCGGCTGGTCAAGGGCGACCGCCCGCGCGCGGTGCTGCTGGGCATGCTCGGCGTGTGCGCGGCCGCGCTGGTCGCCCTCTACACCGGCCGGGCCGCGGACTTCTTCCTGGTCCAGCTGCTCTCCAACGTGGCGAGCGCGCTGGCCTGGTCGGTCAGCATCGTGATCGGCTGGCCGCTGCTGGGCGTGGTGGTCGGCACCGCGCTCGGCCAGCGCACCCGCTGGCGCCGCGACCCGGACCTGCTGCGCGCCTACCGGCTGGCCAGCTGGGTCTGGGTCGGGCAGTACCTGGTGCGGATCGTGGTGTTCAGCTCGCTGTGGTGGATCGACGCGGTGGTCGCGCTCGGGGTGTCCAGGGTGGCACTGAGCTGGCCGCTGGTGGCGCTGTGCGTGGCGGTCAGCGGCTGGGTGCTGTTCCGGGTGCTGCCCGGCGACCACCCCGGCATCCGGCATCCCCGGACGCCGGAGCACCAGGTCACGCCCGGCTGA
- a CDS encoding BadF/BadG/BcrA/BcrD ATPase family protein — protein MNFLGVDTGATTTRALLISDAGARLGAGRAEGGNPNAHPPGVAAARVAQAVGQALGGSDPAGVGALVLGIAGAAKMADPSVRALFEAALRATGLTCPIKVVADCEAAFATAAATGEGTVLVAGTGSIAARISGHRMVATAGGFGWLLGDEGSAYWLGREAVRATLRRVETGTALGTLGTAVFAHAGLAPDPDQVQARRTLITAVNAESPIRLAGFAPLVSAHAATDEAAADIVERGAAHLTETALATRTPGDTSPVVLTGSLVTAATPVGDRVRAELTGRAGGPVRVAADGTTGAAWLAALGSVTGEAAQALHRQLSRA, from the coding sequence ATGAACTTCCTCGGCGTGGACACCGGCGCGACCACCACCCGGGCTCTGTTGATCTCCGACGCCGGCGCCCGCCTGGGCGCCGGCCGGGCCGAGGGCGGCAACCCGAACGCGCACCCGCCGGGGGTGGCCGCGGCCAGGGTGGCCCAGGCGGTCGGCCAGGCCCTCGGCGGCAGCGACCCGGCCGGGGTCGGCGCGCTGGTGCTGGGCATCGCCGGGGCGGCCAAGATGGCCGACCCCTCGGTCCGCGCGCTGTTCGAGGCCGCCCTCCGCGCCACCGGCCTGACCTGCCCGATCAAGGTGGTCGCCGACTGCGAGGCGGCCTTCGCCACCGCCGCGGCCACCGGCGAGGGCACCGTGCTGGTGGCGGGCACCGGCTCGATCGCGGCCCGCATCTCCGGGCATCGGATGGTGGCCACCGCGGGCGGCTTCGGCTGGCTGCTGGGCGATGAGGGCTCGGCCTACTGGCTGGGCCGGGAGGCGGTCCGGGCCACCCTGCGCCGGGTCGAGACCGGGACCGCGCTGGGCACGCTGGGCACCGCGGTCTTCGCGCACGCCGGACTCGCCCCCGACCCGGACCAGGTGCAGGCCCGCCGGACGCTGATCACCGCGGTGAACGCCGAGTCACCGATCCGGCTGGCCGGGTTCGCCCCGCTGGTCAGCGCGCACGCGGCCACCGATGAGGCGGCGGCCGACATCGTCGAGCGCGGCGCGGCGCACCTCACCGAGACCGCGCTGGCCACCAGGACCCCTGGCGACACCAGCCCGGTGGTGCTCACCGGCAGCCTGGTCACCGCGGCCACCCCGGTCGGCGACCGGGTGCGCGCCGAGCTGACCGGCCGCGCGGGCGGGCCGGTGCGGGTGGCCGCGGACGGCACCACCGGAGCGGCCTGGCTGGCCGCGCTGGGCTCGGTAACCGGCGAGGCCGCGCAGGCGCTGCACCGCCAGCTCAGCCGGGCGTGA
- a CDS encoding HAD family phosphatase produces MFHLDVPPLLPGHRSFDAVVFDLDGTLVDSHAVHRAALREVFARHGLSVPAAAGAPEGIAFTDWAARLVARGFLPKDLPVRELQQECQRAVLTRLAEVREVPRVVAMARWAQGRVPTAVTTSCSRGTAQAILLATGLRGLFDVLITREQVMRGKPAPDLFLLAATVLGAVPARCLVFEDTESGLYAAGRAGMPAVDIRPHRSR; encoded by the coding sequence GTGTTCCATCTGGACGTGCCACCGCTACTACCGGGGCACCGGAGCTTCGACGCAGTGGTCTTCGACCTCGACGGCACGTTGGTCGACTCGCACGCGGTGCACCGGGCCGCGCTGCGTGAGGTGTTCGCCAGGCACGGGTTGAGTGTGCCCGCCGCGGCCGGTGCACCGGAGGGGATCGCGTTCACCGACTGGGCGGCGCGGCTGGTCGCCCGCGGTTTCCTGCCCAAGGACTTACCCGTGCGCGAGCTCCAGCAGGAGTGCCAGCGCGCGGTGCTCACCCGGCTGGCCGAGGTGCGCGAGGTGCCCAGGGTGGTCGCGATGGCCCGCTGGGCGCAGGGCCGGGTGCCGACCGCGGTGACCACCAGTTGCAGCCGGGGCACCGCGCAGGCCATCCTGCTGGCCACCGGGCTGCGTGGGCTCTTCGACGTGCTGATCACCCGCGAGCAGGTCATGCGTGGCAAACCGGCCCCCGACCTGTTCCTGCTGGCTGCCACCGTGCTCGGCGCGGTGCCCGCCCGCTGCCTGGTGTTCGAGGACACCGAGAGCGGGCTGTACGCGGCCGGGCGGGCCGGGATGCCCGCGGTGGACATCCGGCCGCACCGCTCACGCTGA
- a CDS encoding S8 family serine peptidase: MDDFSADINGVPELPVFQFTATGGAGLAEAARAGTLRVRLAADGRNAVPTRRPELTDTISPTSARGVHFPSVKPDLAAPGETIASAAGGTGDGVSVRTGTSMSAPHVAGLAALLRQRRPELTPAELKAALMNTAGADLRQGTVVAGPRRVGAGRVQAMAALETELLAYAADAPEAVSVSFGTVPAEQPISLSRKVVLRSTGGPRTVRTGYAAATTMPGARIRVEPAQVSVPAGGTALVTVTLDVQPKVLRRNADPTVAATQEDQPRQFLPDVSGRLLLTPDTGPALRVPVHAAPKPVARTGIELVRSSGRRLLRFTGEGLNQGAGSLGYRSLAGVFELHGSSSGELRHVGATSTAPLAGTRGLLGFGLAAKREWTLLGARVTPYVEISTTGDDQPEFRVIATRVPGTDLLVARTDDLTVPEGPVTVDVQPLNGLGGDTDANVFDSDVLVLPVALLALNIAPEANSAPLTYTAGIQGPWGEGRISTPMAFDPLHPRVFTKGSGAPALVYAAQPGNSLLLQQHTVGWPELLVLHHHNAGGGRAQVLGSA, translated from the coding sequence GTGGACGATTTCAGCGCGGACATCAACGGGGTGCCGGAGCTGCCGGTGTTCCAGTTCACCGCGACCGGCGGCGCGGGCCTGGCCGAGGCGGCGCGGGCCGGCACGCTGCGGGTGCGGCTGGCCGCGGACGGCCGCAACGCGGTGCCGACGCGCAGGCCGGAGCTGACCGACACGATCAGCCCGACCTCGGCCCGCGGCGTGCACTTCCCCTCGGTGAAGCCGGATCTGGCCGCGCCGGGCGAGACCATCGCCTCCGCGGCAGGCGGCACCGGCGACGGGGTGTCCGTGCGGACCGGCACCTCGATGTCCGCGCCGCACGTGGCCGGGCTGGCCGCGCTGCTGCGGCAGCGGCGGCCGGAGCTCACCCCGGCCGAGCTCAAGGCCGCGCTGATGAACACCGCGGGCGCGGACCTCCGGCAGGGCACCGTGGTGGCCGGTCCGCGCCGGGTGGGCGCGGGCCGGGTGCAGGCGATGGCCGCGCTGGAGACCGAGCTGCTCGCCTACGCCGCGGACGCCCCGGAGGCGGTCAGCGTCTCCTTCGGCACGGTGCCCGCGGAGCAGCCGATCTCGTTGTCCCGCAAGGTGGTCCTCCGCAGCACGGGCGGCCCGCGCACGGTGCGCACCGGCTACGCGGCGGCCACCACCATGCCTGGCGCGCGGATCAGGGTCGAGCCCGCCCAGGTCAGCGTCCCGGCTGGCGGCACCGCGCTGGTCACCGTCACCCTGGACGTGCAGCCGAAGGTGTTGCGGCGCAACGCCGACCCCACCGTGGCCGCCACCCAGGAGGACCAGCCCCGGCAGTTCCTGCCCGACGTCTCCGGCCGCCTGCTGCTCACCCCGGACACCGGTCCCGCGCTGCGCGTTCCGGTGCACGCCGCGCCAAAACCGGTGGCGCGCACCGGGATCGAGCTGGTGCGCAGCTCGGGGCGGCGGCTGCTGCGGTTCACCGGCGAGGGCCTGAACCAGGGCGCGGGCAGCCTCGGCTACCGGTCCCTGGCCGGTGTGTTCGAGCTGCACGGCAGTTCCAGCGGCGAGCTGCGGCACGTGGGCGCGACCTCCACCGCCCCGCTGGCGGGCACCCGCGGCCTGCTCGGCTTCGGCCTGGCCGCCAAGCGGGAGTGGACGCTGCTCGGCGCCAGGGTCACGCCCTACGTGGAGATCAGCACCACCGGCGACGACCAGCCCGAGTTCCGGGTGATCGCGACCAGGGTGCCCGGCACCGACCTGCTGGTGGCCCGCACCGACGACCTGACCGTGCCGGAAGGCCCGGTGACCGTGGACGTGCAGCCGCTCAACGGACTGGGCGGCGACACCGACGCCAACGTCTTCGACAGCGATGTGCTGGTGCTGCCGGTGGCCCTGCTCGCGCTGAACATCGCGCCGGAGGCCAACTCCGCGCCGCTGACCTACACCGCGGGCATCCAGGGCCCGTGGGGCGAGGGCCGGATCAGCACCCCGATGGCCTTCGATCCTTTGCACCCCAGGGTGTTCACCAAGGGCTCGGGCGCACCGGCGCTGGTCTACGCGGCCCAGCCGGGCAACAGCCTCCTGCTGCAACAGCACACCGTCGGATGGCCCGAACTGCTGGTGCTGCACCACCACAACGCCGGTGGCGGGCGCGCGCAGGTGCTGGGGTCAGCGTGA
- a CDS encoding S8 family serine peptidase, which translates to MNKRSLALLSLAALLCAGGAVPAGALSEPVLAPGLGGPRLGALPDLGPDTTLAGKSGPVTAFVELTGARGGEDLVAKLRTRDNRARLLHRTTAVAGLLVRAEAAALRELAEDPAVRSVRPATRHFRTNAGAGPLTGAVSAWQRLGVLGEGVRIGIVDDGIDYHHADFGGPGRFPTAKVIGGTDLAGDAYDPVRGIPPKPDPDPMSCGGHGTHVAGSAAGFGVRKDGSPVTDPAAVDVAGLRIGPGAAPRAELYAIKVFGCTGGTELVTAALDRALDPNGDGDHSDRLDVVNLSLGSDFGDPDSPEALFVRKLTEAGSLVPAAAGNGGDLYGATGSPGNTPAALTVANSRDAYLLRDAATVLAPQPVAGQRLGQFSVAYTGYDRLHLDRAVVTLPGNADGCHEYSAAEAAAARDKLVWLDWEEDGTRRVCGSAPRAT; encoded by the coding sequence ATGAATAAGCGCAGTCTTGCCCTACTCAGCCTCGCCGCGCTGCTCTGCGCGGGCGGTGCCGTGCCCGCGGGGGCGCTGTCGGAGCCGGTACTGGCCCCTGGCCTGGGCGGACCCCGGCTGGGAGCGCTGCCAGACCTGGGGCCGGACACCACGCTAGCGGGCAAGTCCGGTCCGGTCACCGCCTTCGTGGAGCTGACCGGCGCGCGCGGCGGTGAAGACCTGGTGGCCAAGCTGCGGACCAGGGACAACCGGGCCAGGCTGCTGCACCGGACCACCGCGGTAGCCGGGCTGCTGGTCCGCGCGGAGGCGGCCGCGCTGCGCGAGCTGGCCGAGGACCCCGCGGTGCGCTCGGTGCGCCCGGCCACCCGGCACTTCCGCACCAACGCGGGCGCGGGACCGCTGACCGGCGCGGTCTCCGCCTGGCAGCGGCTGGGCGTGCTCGGCGAGGGCGTGCGGATCGGCATCGTGGACGACGGCATCGACTACCACCACGCCGACTTCGGCGGGCCGGGCCGGTTCCCCACCGCCAAGGTCATCGGCGGCACCGACCTGGCCGGGGACGCCTACGACCCGGTGCGCGGGATCCCGCCGAAGCCGGACCCGGACCCGATGTCCTGCGGCGGGCACGGCACGCACGTGGCGGGCAGCGCGGCCGGGTTCGGCGTGCGCAAGGACGGCAGCCCGGTCACCGACCCGGCCGCGGTGGACGTGGCCGGCCTGCGGATCGGGCCGGGCGCGGCGCCGAGGGCGGAGCTGTACGCGATCAAGGTCTTCGGCTGCACCGGCGGCACCGAGCTGGTCACCGCGGCCCTGGACCGGGCGCTGGACCCCAACGGCGACGGCGATCATTCGGACCGGCTGGACGTGGTGAACCTGTCCCTGGGCAGCGACTTCGGCGATCCGGACAGCCCGGAGGCGTTGTTCGTGCGCAAGCTGACCGAGGCAGGCTCGCTGGTGCCCGCCGCGGCGGGCAACGGCGGCGACCTCTACGGGGCCACCGGCTCCCCCGGCAACACCCCGGCCGCGCTCACCGTGGCCAACAGCAGGGACGCCTACCTGCTGCGCGACGCGGCCACCGTGCTGGCCCCGCAACCCGTTGCCGGGCAACGCCTCGGCCAGTTCAGCGTGGCCTACACCGGTTATGACCGGCTGCACCTGGACCGCGCGGTGGTCACCCTGCCCGGCAACGCCGACGGCTGCCACGAGTACTCCGCCGCCGAGGCCGCGGCGGCCAGGGACAAGCTGGTCTGGCTGGACTGGGAGGAGGACGGCACCCGCCGCGTCTGCGGTTCCGCGCCCAGGGCCACCTGA
- a CDS encoding fumarylacetoacetate hydrolase family protein, which yields MQLLRLGDPGNESPAVRAEDGTLHDLRPLTTDITGEFLAADGLARTAAALAAGELPALADPGDGSGLRVGPPIARPGKIVCIGLNYRDHAEETGAELPAEPVVFMKAPDTLVGPYDEVLVPRRSVKTDWEVELGVIIGSTARYLEDHESALACVAGYAVSHDVSEREFQLERGGTWDKGKSCETFNPLGPYLVPAAEVGDVQSLSLKLSVNGVPRQDGSTKNMIFSVAECVRYLSQFMVLRPGDLINTGTPAGVALGQPEPKPYLRGGDVVELEIEGLGKQRQTFGQA from the coding sequence GTGCAGCTGCTGCGGCTTGGCGATCCTGGCAACGAGTCGCCCGCGGTGCGGGCCGAGGACGGCACGCTCCACGACCTGCGCCCGCTGACCACCGACATCACCGGCGAGTTCCTGGCCGCGGACGGGCTGGCCCGCACCGCCGCGGCGCTGGCCGCCGGCGAGCTGCCCGCGCTGGCCGACCCCGGCGACGGCTCCGGCCTGCGGGTCGGCCCGCCGATCGCGCGGCCGGGCAAGATCGTCTGCATCGGCCTCAACTACCGCGACCACGCCGAGGAGACCGGGGCGGAACTGCCCGCCGAGCCGGTGGTGTTCATGAAGGCTCCGGACACCTTGGTCGGGCCGTACGACGAGGTGCTGGTGCCGCGCCGCTCGGTGAAGACGGACTGGGAAGTGGAACTCGGTGTGATCATCGGCAGCACCGCCCGGTACCTGGAGGACCACGAGAGCGCGCTGGCCTGCGTGGCCGGGTACGCGGTCTCGCACGACGTCTCCGAGCGCGAGTTCCAGCTGGAGCGCGGCGGCACCTGGGACAAGGGCAAGAGCTGCGAGACCTTCAACCCGCTCGGCCCGTACCTGGTGCCTGCCGCCGAGGTCGGCGACGTGCAGTCGCTGTCGCTGAAGCTCTCGGTCAACGGCGTGCCCCGGCAGGACGGCAGCACCAAGAACATGATCTTCTCGGTGGCCGAGTGCGTCCGCTACCTGAGCCAGTTCATGGTGCTGCGGCCCGGCGACCTGATCAACACCGGCACCCCGGCGGGGGTCGCGCTCGGCCAGCCCGAGCCCAAGCCCTACCTGCGCGGCGGCGATGTGGTGGAGCTGGAGATCGAGGGTCTTGGCAAGCAGCGGCAGACCTTCGGGCAGGCCTGA
- a CDS encoding enolase C-terminal domain-like protein has product MSVITSVDVLDVRFPTSRELDGSDAMNPDPDYSAAYVVLSTDDGARGYGFAFTIGRGNDVQAAAIQALSPHLIGQPAPTGAAELGALSQRLIGDSQLRWLGPEKGVVHMAVGAVVNAAWDLAARAAGLPLWRFLAELTPEEVVGLVDFRYLRDVLTPPQALLMLKKAEQGKAERIEKLLAEGYPAYTTSPGWLGYSDEKLTRLTREALADGFGMIKLKVGGNLEDDVRRMKLAREVVGPDYPIAVDANQRWDVGDAVTWMQALAPYHPYWIEEPTSPDDVLGHQAIARAVRPIKVATGEHVHNRVMFKQLLAADAIDVLQLDAARVGGVNENLAILLLAAKFGVPVCPHAGGVGLCELVQHLAMFDYVAVSGSQEGRVIEWVDHLHEHFVDPAVVRDGRYRTPIAPGFSAEMKPATLHGFRYPDGPEWTETP; this is encoded by the coding sequence ATGTCCGTGATCACCTCGGTGGACGTGCTCGACGTCCGCTTCCCCACCTCGCGCGAGCTGGACGGCTCGGACGCGATGAACCCCGACCCCGACTACTCCGCGGCCTACGTGGTGCTGAGCACCGACGACGGCGCCCGCGGCTACGGCTTCGCCTTCACCATCGGCCGCGGCAACGACGTGCAGGCCGCCGCGATCCAGGCGCTGTCCCCGCACCTGATCGGCCAGCCCGCGCCGACCGGCGCGGCTGAGCTGGGCGCGCTGTCCCAGCGGCTGATCGGCGACTCGCAGCTGCGCTGGCTCGGCCCGGAGAAGGGCGTGGTGCACATGGCGGTCGGCGCGGTGGTCAACGCCGCGTGGGACCTGGCCGCCCGTGCCGCCGGCCTGCCGCTGTGGCGCTTCCTGGCCGAGCTGACCCCGGAGGAGGTCGTCGGCCTGGTCGACTTCCGCTACCTGCGCGACGTGCTCACCCCGCCGCAGGCCCTGCTGATGCTGAAGAAGGCGGAGCAGGGCAAGGCCGAGCGGATCGAGAAGCTGCTGGCCGAGGGCTACCCGGCCTACACCACCTCGCCCGGCTGGCTGGGCTACAGCGACGAGAAGCTGACCAGGCTCACCCGCGAGGCGCTGGCCGACGGCTTCGGGATGATCAAGCTCAAGGTGGGCGGCAACCTCGAGGACGACGTGCGCCGGATGAAGCTGGCGCGCGAGGTGGTCGGGCCGGACTACCCGATCGCGGTGGACGCCAACCAGCGCTGGGACGTGGGCGACGCGGTCACCTGGATGCAGGCCCTGGCCCCCTACCACCCGTACTGGATCGAGGAGCCCACCTCCCCGGACGACGTGCTGGGCCACCAGGCCATCGCGCGCGCGGTCCGCCCGATCAAGGTGGCCACCGGCGAGCACGTGCACAACCGGGTGATGTTCAAGCAGCTGCTGGCCGCGGACGCGATCGACGTGCTCCAGCTGGACGCGGCCAGGGTCGGCGGGGTCAACGAGAACCTGGCCATCCTGCTGCTCGCGGCCAAGTTCGGCGTGCCGGTCTGCCCGCACGCCGGCGGGGTCGGGTTGTGCGAACTGGTGCAACACCTGGCGATGTTCGACTACGTTGCCGTCTCGGGATCGCAGGAGGGGCGGGTGATCGAGTGGGTGGACCACCTGCACGAGCACTTCGTCGACCCGGCGGTCGTGCGCGACGGCCGCTACCGGACGCCGATCGCGCCCGGGTTCTCCGCGGAGATGAAACCCGCCACACTGCACGGATTCCGCTACCCGGACGGTCCTGAGTGGACGGAGACGCCCTGA
- a CDS encoding SDR family oxidoreductase — protein sequence MSSEFDGLVAVVTGGASGIGLATAQTLSARGAQVACLDLNPEVPAPLFGVRCDVADDATVVAAIDAVIAEFGRIDVLVNNAGIGAQGDVGANTDEEWARVLDINVVGMARVSRAALPHLRRSPAAAIVNTCSIAAWAGLPQRALYSASKGAVYGLTLAMAADHVREGIRVNCVAPGTVDTPWVGRLLDAAADPAAERAALQARQPTGRLVSADEVANAIAYLAGPASGATVGTVLAVDGGMHGLRLRPQPS from the coding sequence ATGAGCAGCGAGTTCGACGGACTGGTCGCCGTGGTCACCGGCGGCGCCTCCGGCATCGGCCTGGCCACCGCGCAGACCCTGTCCGCGCGGGGTGCGCAGGTCGCCTGCCTCGACCTCAACCCCGAGGTCCCCGCGCCGCTGTTCGGCGTGCGCTGCGACGTCGCCGACGATGCCACGGTGGTCGCCGCGATCGACGCGGTGATCGCCGAGTTCGGCCGGATCGACGTGCTGGTGAACAACGCCGGGATCGGCGCGCAGGGCGATGTCGGCGCGAACACCGACGAGGAATGGGCCAGGGTGCTGGACATCAACGTGGTCGGCATGGCTCGGGTCAGCCGGGCCGCGCTGCCGCACCTGCGCCGCTCCCCGGCCGCCGCGATCGTGAACACCTGCTCCATCGCCGCCTGGGCCGGGCTGCCCCAGCGGGCGCTGTACTCGGCCAGCAAGGGCGCGGTCTACGGCCTCACCCTGGCCATGGCCGCCGACCACGTGCGCGAGGGCATCCGGGTCAACTGCGTCGCGCCGGGCACCGTGGACACCCCCTGGGTGGGCCGCCTGCTCGACGCCGCGGCCGACCCGGCGGCCGAGCGCGCCGCGCTCCAGGCCCGCCAGCCCACCGGCCGCCTGGTTTCCGCCGACGAGGTGGCCAACGCCATCGCCTACCTCGCCGGACCCGCTTCGGGTGCCACCGTCGGCACCGTGCTCGCCGTGGACGGCGGGATGCACGGACTGCGGCTGCGGCCGCAGCCCAGTTGA